Proteins encoded in a region of the Megalops cyprinoides isolate fMegCyp1 chromosome 3, fMegCyp1.pri, whole genome shotgun sequence genome:
- the LOC118775218 gene encoding LIM/homeobox protein Lhx1-like encodes MVHCAGCERPILDRFLLNVLDRAWHVKCVQCCDCKCNLTEKCFSREGKLYCKNDFFRRFGTKCAGCAQGISPNDLVRRARSKVFHLNCFTCMMCNKQLSTGEELYIIDENKFVCKEDYLSSTTRGDTNLLSVTACSDPSLSPDSQDPQDDCKDSETGHLSDKETTNNENDDQNLGGKRRGPRTTIKAKQLETLKAAFAATPKPTRHIREQLAQETGLNMRVIQVWFQNRRSKERRMKQLSALGARRHAFFRSPRRMRTLVDRLEPGELLPNGHFSYYGDYQSEYFGPGGNYDYFPQGPPSSQAQTPVDLAFVPSSGPAGTPLGGMEHPLPGHHPSSEVQRFSDILSHHPGDSPSPEPGVPGPLHSMSSEVFGPSPPFTSLSLNGNGYNNHLSHPPSELNEGTVW; translated from the exons ATGGTTCACTGTGCGGGGTGCGAGAGGCCTATATTGGACAGGTTTCTACTGAACGTTTTGGACAGAGCTTGGCACGTTAAGTGTGTACAGTGCTGTGACTGTAAATGCAATTTAACAGAGAAGTGTTTCTCTCGGGAAGGGAAACTGTACTGCAAAAATGACTTCTTCAG GCGATTTGGTACGAAGTGCGCGGGCTGTGCTCAGGGGATCTCGCCGAATGACCTGGTTCGAAGGGCGAGGAGCAAAGTGTTTCATTTGAACTGTTTCACGTGTATGATGTGTAACAAACAGCTTTCCACCGGGGAGGAACTGTACATCATAGAcgaaaataaatttgtttgtaAAGAAGATTACCTGAGCAGCACCACCAGGGGGGACACCAACCTTCTTTCAG ttacagcatGCAGTGACCCTAGTCTGTCTCCAGACTCCCAAGACCCGCAGGACGACTGTAAAGACTCGGAAACCGGACATCTTTCGGATAAAGAAACGACCAATAACGAAAACGATGACCAGAACTTGGGCGGCAAACGACGTGGACCACGGACGACTATCAAAGCCAAGCAACTTGAGACCCTTAAAGCCGCTTTCGCAGCAACCCCGAAACCCACGAGACACATTAGGGAGCAACTCGCGCAAGAGACTGGGCTCAACATGCGAGTAATTCAG GTGTGGTTCCAGAACCGGCGGTCCAAAGAACGACGTATGAAACAGTTGAGTGCTCTTGGTGCAAGGAGGCACGCTTTTTTCCGCAGTCCGAGGAGAATGAGAACGCTAGTGGATCGACTCGAACCAGGGGAGCTTCTCCCGAACGGCCATTTCTCATACTATGGGG ATTATCAAAGTGAATACTTCGGCCCCGGAGGCAACTACGACTACTTCCCCCAAGGTCCCCCGTCCTCGCAGGCCCAGACCCCCGTGGACCTGGCCTTCGTGCCCTCCTCCGGGCCCGCTGGCACCCCCCTGGGGGGCATGGAGCACCCCCTCCCGGGGCACCACCCGTCGAGCGAGGTGCAGCGCTTCTCCGACATCCTGTCCCACCACCCCGGGGACTCGCCCAGCCCCGAGCCCGGCGTGCCGGGGCCCCTGCACAGCATGTCCTCGGAGGTGTTCGGCCCCAGCCCGCCTTTTACCTCGCTCTCCCTCAACGGCAACGGATACAACAACCACCTGTCACACCCCCCCTCCGAACTGAACGAGGGCACGGTGTGGTAG